The following are encoded in a window of Anopheles gambiae chromosome X, idAnoGambNW_F1_1, whole genome shotgun sequence genomic DNA:
- the LOC1270431 gene encoding brahma-associated protein of 60 kDa — translation MAQRYPAAGGMPQRYASPMANASFMRPYGPGSNFMPRSFSVQPPMGGGGPHSAQPSPQVQMHHQRPLQTGSGGRGSGGGGGSKRGGDRSASHAKPSSGSEYQAKKRKKLADKILAQMVRDLVPESQAYMDLLAFERKLDATITRKRLDIQETLKRPMKQKRKLRIFISNTFYPAPAGSDPHQPPVEPSWELRVEGRLLEEAGGRSEAGPKVKRKFSSFFKSLVIELDKELYGPDNYLVEWHRTHATQETDGFQVKRTGGRNVRCTILLLLDYQPLQFKLDPRLARLLGVHTQTRPVIISALWQYIKTHRLQDAHEREYIVCDKYLEQIFACQRMKFAEIPQRLNPLLHPPDPIVINHVITVEGGAGGSGESQPGEGKQTACYDIDVEVDDALKHQMNSFLMNTASQQEIQALDAKIHDTVETIQQLKTNREFYLSFAKEPHTFVHRWIVSQQRDLKTMTDVVGNPEEERRAEFYHQPWTQEAVSRYFFAKVNQKRAELEQTLGIRNA, via the exons ATGGCCCAACGATACCCGGCTGCCGGTGGGATGCCGCAGCGTTACGCTTCACCGATGGCCAACGCTTCCTTTATGCGTCCGTACGGTCCGGGATCCAATTTCATG CCAAGAAGCTTTTCTGTTCAGCCACCGATGGGCGGAGGTGGGCCCCACTCGGCGCAACCATCGCCCCAGGTGCAGATGCACCACCAACGCCCATTGCAGACTGGAAGTGGTGGAAGAGGCTCTGGTGGTGGCGGGGGCAGCAAACGTGGTGGAGACCGTAGTGCTTCCCATGCCAAACC CTCATCCGGCAGCGAATATCAGGCGAAGAAACGGAAGAAGCTGGCCGACAAGATACTGGCGCAGATGGTGCGTGATCTCGTGCCGGAGTCACAGGCGTACATGGATCTGCTCGCGTTCGAGCGCAAGCTGGACGCGACGATCACGCGCAAGCGGCTCGACATCCAGGAAACCCTCAAGCGCCCGATGAAGCAGAAGCGCAAGCTGCGTATCTTCATTTCTAACACGTTCTACCCGGCACCGGCGGGGAGCGATCCGCACCAGCCGCCGGTCGAACCGTCCTGGGAGCTGCGGGTCGAGGGCCGGCTGCTGGAGGAGGCCGGCGGCCGGTCGGAGGCCGGGCCGAAGGTGAAGCGCAAGTTCAGCAGCTTCTTCAAGTCGCTCGTGATCGAGCTGGACAAGGAGCTGTACGGGCCGGACAACTATCTGGTCGAGTGGCACCGGACGCACGCGACGCAGGAGACGGACGGGTTTCAGGTGAAGCGCACCGGCGGCCGGAACGTGCGCTGCaccatactgctgctgctcgattaTCAGCCGCTGCAGTTCAAGCTCGATCCGCGCCTGGCCCGGCTGCTCGGGGTGCACACGCAGACGCGCCCGGTCATCATTTCCGCCCTGTGGCAGTACATCAAGACGCACCGGCTGCAGGATGCGCACGAGCGCGAGTACATCGTGTGCGACAAGTATCTCGAGCAGATCTTTGCCTGCCAGCGCATGAAGTTCGCGGAGATACCGCAGCGGCTGAATCCGCTGCTCCACCCGCCCGATCCGATCGTAATCAATCACGTGATCACGGTCGAGGGCGGTGCCGGCGGCAGTGGTGAAAGCCAGCCCGGTGAGGGCAAGCAGACCGCCTGCTACGACATCGACGTCGAGGTGGACGACGCGCTCAAGCACCAGATGAACAGCTTCCTGATGAACACCGCGAGCCAGCAGGAGATACAGGCGCTGGATGCCAAGATCCACGACACGGTCGAGACGATCCAGCAGCTGAAGACGAACCGCGAGTTTTACCTGTCCTTCGCTAAAGAGCCGCACACGTTCGTGCACCGGTGGATCGTGTCGCAGCAGCGCGACCTGAAGACGATGACGGACGTGGTCGGCAACCCGGAAGAGGAGCGGCGGGCCGAGTTTTACCACCAGCCCTGGACGCAGGAGGCCGTGTCGCGCTACTTCTTCGCGAAGGTCAACCAGAAGCGGGCGGAGCTGGAGCAGACGCTCGGCATTCGTAACGCGTGA